CCTTCAGTTTGCTGATGTCACAGTCGGCCTTTGCTTTCACAATGCTGAGCTCCGTGTAAATGTCCTTATATTTGTCTGTGGCGTATTTCTTGTCCTGTTGAAATTAAACTCATGATACTGCCCTCCTTTTTTCGAATGTGGTTTTAACACATGAAGATGTACAGTTACAAACCTTCCAAGACACTGATTGTTTGAATGACATTCAGACTGCTTACCCTTAAAGCCAACTGCAGTTCATCTTTCAAAGAGTGGATTTCCTGTTTCAGATACTGGATCTCTGACTCCTTAATTCGTAGCAACACCTACaaaataaagagacacacacattcgattaaaagagaaaatctaacttgtgtatttgtgtaagtgtgtatttTGCACGGCATGTTTACACACCTCGAGTTCATACACGTCTTTGCCCTGGCTAAGTGTTGGCGCTGTTTCACCGCTGAAACAAGAGCGCATCCGAGTGATCTCTACTGACAGCCGGTTATTCAGTTCCTGTTGTAGGGAATACAGTTATCTTTTAATCTGCAGACAGTATTGTTTACATATGTACGTGTGCATGTATGTGAATTCAGACCTGGTTGTGAGCATTCAGTTCCTGGTTCTCTCTTTGACACTGCCTGAGCGCTTGTCTCTCGGCCTCCAGGGCCTGGGCCAGGTGAGCATTCTCCAGACATTTCTGAGAGTATTGCTCAGACAACACCTCCAGTTCTCTCTGGATGGACTGCAGCTCCTCTCTGCACAGTCACATAATCACAATATCAAATAGAATTCTTATCCCATGTTGAACAATGGATGTCTCAAATTCTGCAAGCTCTAAACTTTTTATGGTTTTTTTGAATAAATTACGAAGTCAAATTAATACATTAACATGAACCATGATGTGTCCTCTTGGTAAATTGTAAATGTCTTAATGTTGCTGTAGGAATAAACTTACTCATATTGTAAGCGAAGTTCATCAATGTCAGAGTTCAGTCCACTGACTTGTGAGCGCTGGGTCTTCTCTAGCTCCTCCTTGTGGGCATTCTTCATAGCTTCAATAGCtacacaaaatgacaaaagttTAATTTCTTGCTTGAAgtgtaagaaaaaaaggttgaattATGTTGACATTCTGTACCAGCGATTGTAGCAGCGGTCTCCTCTGCCAGaagtctctccctctcttccatcAGTTTGGAAATCTCCCTCTGATGCTGCCTCTGGAGGTCTTGGATTACCTTGTGGTGCGTTTCTTCCATTGCTGCAAAGCCACGTTCACAAGTGGCctatggaaaataaaatgtaataaagatGTCATCACCAAATGCATATTTCAACTTCAACCTACATTTTAACAAGTGACTTTTAATCCAGTGCAATATCTACAAGGCTACAAAGTGTCATGCAAAATTCAGTAATAAAAGCCATGCAAGCATTTTAACGATTTCAAGCTAGTTTGAGAGTGAGTAGAAATAAACTAATCCAGCTGAGCCTTTTTGTTATAAACAGAATAAGGTTTCCTTTGATTATTGCATGTGGAAAATGGTATGTTGGACATGTGCACTTTTAATAGTAAAGATGTAAAACAATTTGCTTTTCTGTATAATGTAGAACTATTGGGGAAGTCTCAGTCTGAGCCAGGAGGTCTGGAGTCTTTTGGGAGATACTTTTTTCCATCTATAAATTTTGActcattttttaatgttatgtCTGCTCCTAAGATTTTAGCAAGAGTGCAACTACTGTGTGTATCATCAATGGATGCAGAAGGtgctaaatttaaaaaaaagcttcagtgtATTTTAGCTAAAATTCTCTGTTGAGAATTGAAGTGCTGAAATCTGGAGGGGACAAGCCAGGGGAACCAAGAATCATAACTTGATGATTGCTCCAGGCCATGAATAGATGTTGGTGCCAATTGATCTTGTGGATGGGGAAATAATTCTCATTCTAAAAAAGGTACATGGTAAGTCTGGATCATCCAATGTAATCCTTTCAGTAGTTGTTGAGGTACTTTGGTTATAACCAAAGCGGTAGACTGACCAACCATGCCATCCCTGCAACCATTACAGCATGACCAAAAAGGAATTTTGGAGTTTATATAGTAGCAGGTATTATGGTATTGAGGACctcaaatgtgcagaataaaGATTGGGACACTGCTCAAAGCTGCAATTACAAGTGAACTACAATTTGAAAAGGGAGCAGATGCCATAACTGTTGCAGGTTTCATGggtgaaaaaaatcaaagcacaCCATTTCCCAAATTAAAACGCTTTGTGCATATTAGTGGAATGATAAACAAAATCAGCAGGCAGCTCAGCTATTTAACTATTAATATTCTACTCTTGTTtctaattgaaaaaaatatttcactaAGGTAAAATGAAAGAGCAAAAACCTTAAGACTTTCAAAGTCTCTCTGGTATTTCTCTCTCAGGCTGGCCACATCTCCTTCTAGGTGCTTGTTCTCTAGTTCGTCCCTCATGGTGTTCATCTGAGTCTCCAGCTCTTGGATACGATCCTTCAGAACCACCATGGAGTCCACCTCTGACATGTTTTCCCCCTTCCCCTGTTCCTCCTCTTCCATCGGTGTAGCAGCCTCATCAAAGGGAAGCCAATGAGAACCCTCGGGACCTTTTTTGTCCTGTTGGTGCATTTGGAcatgatgaatgttttccatATACTGGGCATGTAACTTTTCAACCTCCTCTTTGTGGATATATTGGAGCTCACATATCCTTTGTTCAAATTGCTCCTCCAGTTTCCTCACATGACTCTCGTGCCGTTCCTCCATTGTGTTCATGTCCACCAGCAGAACCTCAAGCTTCCGTTGACTGTCAGCCGTCGTCTCTATGAGGGCCATTTCTGTTGAGACACGGCCTTTCTCGGCTTGGCTGAGTTcttgcatgtgtctctgttttaGCTTTTCAGTGTCCTTCTGGAAATTCTCCTCCAGGAGACCCAGTTGCTTCTGCTGCTGGCAGAGCTGGTTTACACGTTTGCTGACGTCATCCTTCAGAGTTTGGTTCTCTTTCTGGAGAGCGGATATTGTTCGTTGGAAGTTCTTGCGCTCATCCTCTAGTGACGCCTCATATTTTTCTTTGATTCTGCTGACATTGTGTGCATGCTGCTGCACAAGAGCATCCATGTTCTGGCCTGTCTGTTTACACCAACCCAAGTCCTGTTCATGCATTGTCCGTAACCTGCATGCCACATAAGCCACTTGAGCTTGGATGAGGGCTTCGCGCATACAAAGAGACATACTAGTGATGCTGTGTGAAGATTGGTGCCCAAGAAGAGCATGGACCATTTGGGCCAGTCCAGGGTGGTTTCCACCACTTTCTATCTCCTGGGAATATTTATGGAGGATTGCTGCTTGTCTTTGAAGCTCGTTAGCTAGGCTGTCATGTGCATTATGAAATGATTCAATGGTATCAACGCCACAAGAGGGCATTTCAGAAGCCAACTGTCTCTCTACAATTACCTCAGCCAAGTCTCTAGCCTCTTCCATTTCAATCTGTTCCATATAGGGAGCAAGTTCAGGAGGGCGAATGTCTGCCAACTTGTGTTTCTTAAACCCAAAGTTATGTTTGACttcttttattacatttttcaaatcagGTGTTTTGGAAGCTTCAATAATTGCTTTCAGAGCCGTTTCCCTTTGATGTAGGTCATTATGAGCTTCTGTCAACTCCCTTTTCAGTATTTTGAATTTCTCTTCATAACATTGTTTAAGGTGTTGAATAGAGTATGCTAGCTCTGCTTTAATGAAGGTGTGGAAGATTTTGTTGGCATCTATATCTTCATCAGCTGAAACACTGTCCATTTTGGATTTGGCAACATCTAGCTCAGCTTTCTCTAAATCTTTCCAGAATGCACCTTCTAGCATCAACTTCCTGGTTAAGACATCAGCATAAACTACAGCCAAGCAATCTTTGTCACTCTTTTTAATGTTCTCTATGTCTTCCCATATCTCGGCAAGACCTTGCAGGACATCTGACTTTGAAGTCTGTATCAATAAAGCCATCTTGTTTaaaacaacagcctcaaaagACAACGTTTTGGCAAAGAGGTGCAAAGTATCTTTATCTACAGTCTCTGGAATTTGTTGGACAACTGATGACTGCTCTTCCGATGACTTTTGTCCTTGTCGAATGTACAGAGATGCATTGAACAAATCGTTCTCTATCTCTGACAATGAGTGCAGCTGTGAATCAGTGGTATCGTGAGAGCCACTGAGAATACCCCTGACTTTCTCTCGACTGCTTTCTACACACACCAGGGCCTTAGCGTAATGCTTATTAGTTGCTATACTGTGTAACCCGCTTTCACAACTAAACTCTTTATCAGACTgggtttctgtcattttttgaTCAATCTCTTTGCTCATGTCTTCTGCTTGGGTGGAGTGTTGCTCCTCAAGATTCTGTGTGAGGTTTCTTAATGTATCCTCAGTGGCCAGCAGTTTGGTCTCTAGGGCATGTATGATTGAGATAAACTTCTCTGGGTCACTACTGTGAGGGCATGTTGCATCAGAGGAGATTATTCCTTCACTTAGCTGCATGTCTTCATTTTCACTCTGatgcattgtttttcttttgtctgaaAAGTTGCTCACCTGGCTATTGTCCAGGCCCTCTTGATTTATGTACTTATGGCACTGAATAGTGGAAAAACGTATCCTTGGTCTCTTGGCTTGAGACTCCTTCTCATCAGTGGAGTTATCTGACTTGGATCTACTGTCAAACAAAAGTTGGGGCACTGTGTTTGCTGATAAGGAGAGCGATGTTTTAAGTCTAGCTTTCTTGCCATGTTCTGGTATTTGCTGTCTTTCCATGTGTAGGTCAGCATAGCCTAGCTGCAGGGCATTAAGATGCTGCTCTAGCTCTGCTATGCGGTCCTCTGCAACCACAAGCTTGGCTTGCAGATCCTTTTCAGCACTACAGGGCTCAACCCTATTTAAGAGACCTTGACTCATTTGACAAAGAAGCTCCTCTTTAGCTTGTAACTTCTGTTCCGTTTCCTCTAAGCTGTTTCCGAGTGCAGCCATTTTGACAAAGGCCTCCTTCAAGTCTTCTTCCTTGCGTTCCATCAGCCTCTCATACATCTCCTTAGTCTGCCggatctcctcctctttttctcgAAGGAACTGGCTTATTTTCTGAAACTCTGTGGTAGCCCTTTCATATGAGCTCTCCAAAGTGTAGTAATCTGCCTCCTCTGATTCCAGGCGATTGCGGAGCTTATTCACCTCACGGTCTGCTTCAGCGATCTGATTGAGAAGCTCCTGACAGCGGCAGGTGAGTtgccctctctcttcttctagCCTCTGCACACTCTGCCTTAGTGACTCCACCATGTCAGTCTTCTGGGCCAGTTTCTCTTGTAACTTCAGAATCTCCTCCCTGCTTTCTTTTCCTGCAGAGGCCTGCCTCCCTCTTAAGAGGGCCTCTACCTGCTGCTCGGCCTCCAGCAGCCTCTTCTCCATCTCTTTCTGTGCAGCTTCAGCCTCAGCTAATCTCCTGCACAggttctgtctctccctctcgtGACTCTCTTGCATGGCGTGCTGCTCCTTCCTGAGGCGCTCCTCCTTCAGTGCCTGACCCTCTTCAGTAGCACCGAGCCGAGCAGTAACCTCTTGTAGtctctcctgcagcctctgAATCTCTCTCATGTGGTCTCGCTGCAGAGCCTGCTGGTGCTCCAGGTGTCTGAGGGCCTGGTTTCTTTCTAAGAGACTGGCCTCTACCTCACGAAGTCTATCTTCACTGTCCTTTAGTTGGGTTCTCAAAGTCCTCTCACCACGGCTGTATTCCTCCTCGTGTTCTTTTGAGCGCTCTTGCTCTAGCTTGAGCTCATTGCGCATTCTGGCCACAGCCTGTTCACTAGCCAAGATTTCAGCCATTGCAGACGCTAGTTTAGCCTGCAGAGCCTGAATATCGGCCTCATGGCGGTCTACAGCGTCCTGGGCTTCTGTGTAGCTTCTCTTCAGTGTCCGGATGTGCTGCTGTGCGAGGTCCTGCTTGTGCTTTTGGGCCTCCAACTCCCCCTGCAGATCTTGATTAAGGGTATGCAAGCGTTGCCATGGCACTCTGTGCGGTGAAGAGGAAGGGGGTGTTGCACTCTTGAAAAAGATTGTTGACACAACTTGTTAATTATATCACCTTACCTTCCATAGCATATACGGAGAACCACATCTCGTAGGTTACCAAGGGAAACAAGATTTCTCCTTTTTGCTTATCAGTCTCTCTTTAGGGacgatttttttccccaagctTCCACTGTGCTTTTTCAgaggtgaccccccccccctcccctcaaaCAACTATGTGACTATTGAAATGATggtaaaatgaattaaaaaagaaatactttataaaCTAAATAGAATTATAATCTGGCTTTGTGATACTTCACCTTACAACTTCAAACTGcaacatgtaaataaacaattagTAAATGCAATTCTGAAACACCAAACAACGTGCAGAAATCAAGCTTGGAATGGACACACGGACAATGAacaaatgaaaagagagaaaaagcacAGTGCAAGGCTTCTTACCTCAAGTACATCAGATCAAATCAATTAGTTTCCCAGGAGATGTGAAACTCCGTAAAAACAGTTAGTGAAAATTCATGCTAAGAACACCCCAACCATGCGCATCAGAGAATAAGCACCCACACCAGTTAGTAGAATATTAAACAAGTTACAATAGAAATATATACACAGTTTAAAAGTGCATGAAAATGTGTAAGAAACAAAGTTTGAACAGTAGATAAAGTAATATAACAAATATATCATCTCGTAGGCTTAATGTTCTAATAAATATAACACAATATTTTGTCATTTGAATTCATGTAAAATGCTATTGTatacaatttacattttaaaatgcatacTAATCCTGCACAATTAATGTTGAGTGTATTACCTGCAGTACATAGCCATCTCTGGCACTTTGCTCTCTCCCGAGTGCATCTTCTAACTGCTCTTTTAAAGCGCTGTTTTGCTTCTGCAGACAGTCTAACTCCTTCTGCTTCTGTCCTAACTAcacaaagaagcaaaaaaaaagagaaaaaataatgaataaatgtaaCATGAGGGGAATCTACAAACGTGTTAATTACCCTCTAAAAGGCAACGTACCTCTTTGTCTAGCAGCGCAGCTAGCTCATGTGCAGGCAACCTGTCAGAGTTTCCAGAGTTTCCTACAGCCGAGTTAATTGGCActtgtttctcttctctgaGCGGTGTGGTCTCCACCTGATGCCATCGCTGCTCAATCTCTCCTTGGACATCTGAggttctgttgtcttttttaGCATCACCTGCAGGATGCATGGCTGCAGGGTGGTCTACTTCCATCCTTCCTTGCTCTTGGCCTTCATGCACTGATGACGCTGGTGATGCAGTGTTAAGCGTGGACATCATGGTGAGACTAACTGTATTTGGCATCTGAGTTGCACTGGTTATGCAAGGTGGAGGGACACCCTTCCTTACATTCTCTTTTTGTGCTTCTTCTGGCATGGACTGTGGGTGGGAGCCTGACACAGAAGAGGTCTGGAGCGAGGAGGTAGACACGGGAGAGGACCCTAAGGAGGATGCAGAGGATGAGGGAGAGCAGTATGAGGACGTCGTGGAGaaagatgagctgaggtccactgtGTCTGCTCGTTCTTTTACAGGTTTTGCGGCCTGTTCCATTTTGAATTCGGACCAGTCGTAGGTCTTGGAGCGACCCTCTCGTCTGCGCTCACGGACTCTGCTTTTCCGCGGCTCAGAGGGAGGCGCTGAGGCATTGATGatggcctgctttctgttgacAACAGACCTGGGGGCCTCAGGACTGGGGCTTGGCTCAGGGGTGGCTTGTGGACATGGCTCTAACATCACTTGGGCTTGTATCTGCTCCTCATGGAGGgatctgaatgaaaaaaaaaaaacagacaaaataaaagggATACATAAAATGGCTTCAACAGAAGGTGAAAATGAGATTTCTAACATCTACATGAGCAAGACATAAAGCTGgacaaaacaagaacacaaacatttattgcaTAGCAGAATCACCTAGTTGACGTTGAAACATTAAACTAAATGTGTCATGCGTTCAATGCAAAGAGCACatcaaaacactttaaaggcACACTGAATTAGACTGAAAGCAGCTTTAGTGTTCACACTCATAATCTGATGTAAGCCTGATGGCAGATGCCAGCCCTTAGTTGCTATGTAAATGCAATGTTTTACAGCAGCTTAGTGTAAAGAATGTGTTTCCAGTAAACTGCAAACTGGTTGAAATGTGCAGTGTTATAATCTATTTTCCCTACCTTGTGTGGAGGTTAAGTGAGTGAGGGGGAAAATGAGAAGGGACAGTAGTCAAAGCAAGAGAAAGAGGTGTCTGTGAGGCATCTGTGCAGAAATACCAAAAGTATCACACACACTTTAGTAAGAGACACACTGGCAGAGTAACGAGTGTGACTCAGAGCATGTATTCAGTATCACATGTGATGAgccatgtgtttttaaaaaatcatcaagtaaacaaaaaaaagtgatgttcAAACTTGTTTCTTTTCAGGGAGGGGGCTTTTTTGTGCTTCAGTTGgtgatttgtttttgctgttctCAGAAAATGATCATTAGATTGTTGCTCGACATCATGTGGGATTGGTCATTGTAGTTTGTTGATGTGATCGCAGTGTGTGTCTCAACCTGACAGGGACACATTACTCAACAATCACATGACACAGGGACGACAAACACGCCGGGCCTGACATTGCTGAGCAATAACATCACTGTTGGAGGTTGGGGGGTTGGGTGGTAGGTGGGGTGAGGAGGGGTGTCACACACAAGCACTCCAACCTGGGCTTCAGAACAGATAGTTTCAGAGAGATGTTTTTCCTGGAAGCAGGTTGAAAATACCATTTtgatggaggaagagagagaaggaaagataaagtgaggaggagagagagattaagaaaaaaaaaatgtagaaaagcaGTTGTTATATCTGCCGGTGTTGAAAGTGTTAATCCTCTTTGGGTATTACCGAGTGACATCAGGGGCGATGGTGGGTCGCACATTCTTCATGATCGCCTGAATCCAGTTGCGACGGATTCCAGAGGTCATGGCTGACAGGGTGCACGCTCCATCTTTACACTGGAAGCAGAAAGGCATTTCATCACAATGAGCGACAGGAACGAGGCTACATGTCGATTTAAATAACTTCCACACTTGTTAACACTTGTTTGTCACACGGACGAGcctgaaataaaatcaagatATGCAGCAGTTATCTTGGCTCTATAACAAAGGCTGTTATATCAACATTGGAATAATAACTTAGtgaaataaagggaaaaaaactttTGCCTAACTATAATCTGTTGTGCCACATGGAACTCAGACTTTCTGCTGTTGGAGGTTTCTAAGTGAGCCTTAAGCAGAAGTCTAAAGCATCACACTCGACAAAGCCGAGCAGAAGTGAGTGTTTTAATTCTGGCACTACACCCACAATCTCAACACCATGTACATAAGTGATAAAAGTAACACAGGATGCTCTTGTTTGACGTGCAGTACATTTCATTTTACAGGACAGAATGTCAACAATACTTTGCCATCTGTTTTTAGCAGAgttttgaattattaaaaaaaataaaggttcaTCTGAAATGATGCATATTTGAAAACAGCATGTTGCTCTTTTTTGTTCTGAAGACTGAAGCTGACTGTACAAACTATTAAGAGCTGTTCCTTTGTCATAATAAAGACTGACAATAAGAGTGGAGTAATCagtggtacacacacacaacagctgctgtaatCTGTGCTGAATAAATCAAGTCTACCTTTCCCAAAATGCTTGTTTAAACTTGACCACCACTTCAGTAGGAGTAGAAACCTCCCTTTAAATATAGTTATCCTTTACCCAAAGTCCTAACCTATGCTTATTGAGTATGCAAACATTTTCACTCAAGCCTTAAGCACAGTGACATCTGGTGGAATAAGTGATTTCTAAAAGGCCGCAGTGATTCTTTAAAGCATCTGAAGACACAGAATGCCAGGTACTGTTCACACTGCAGAGACATCACAACTCAGCTCCACTATGCGTTAACTGCTATGACAGGACAACACCTCAGAGAGCACACATTAATACTGGAGATAATCATCTGTCAAAACCAAAACTACGGTGATCTCACCCGAAAAGACAACGATCCCTTTGTGTGTGCCATTTCAGACTTCCTCTAGAAAATCTCAGGAGggcaaatgtaaacaaatgatTGAGCCTGCAGCTACAGTTGACCTCATATATAAGATTAGTAATGCAGTTTAACTCTATATGTAGCAGGGACATCAAATGGATAAGCAATGCATTGCAACGTGTGTCCAGGAAGTGTTTTGCCAGCAACAAGTGCTAAAAATGTTTAATGGACAAGGATTATATGACAAAAGTGTTCCCTCATAGGTTTCCAAGCAGGATCGGAAGaaattgcacacacacatgatgcaaTTATGGtcagaaatatttttgaaacCTCAGAGTTAggcaatgacatttttttttaatgacagaggTTAGGTAAACATATTGTGCAGGAAGAGGGCCACATGGGTTCAGAGAGACAAGCAGGGCTGGCAACGGCTGCAGCAGATTTAGACCATCATGATGTCACCCTCTTGTGGAGAGATGACAAGTCAAGTGACATCCGTCATGACGGACAAACAATCGTTTCAGACGGAGAAAAATGACCAAACCCGATACCTAAAGTTGCCCCCACATGGTGTCTAAGGCTGTTTATAGACCAGCAGGAGACAGCAGGGCTCAAGTGTGTAGACAAAGAGTTTCATCTTTGCTGTTGATTTACGACACAGGACAATCGATGACATGGAGAATAAACACTCACCACGATTTGAAAGCCGTAATTCCTCTGGACTGGGAACTCTTTGACATCGTAACATGTAGTAAGGTCAATCTCACCATCCAGTTCCGAAGCCTGAGGAGAAAAAAGGTTAAAGGAAAATTTTACAAATGGCAACAAAAAACCGACcatatattcatatttaatggTCAGAAATCATGTAGTAAGACTTTTACCTCTTCAGCTATGGAGTCCTTGTAGTACCTCAGACTCTGATCTGTCAGGACAAACCAGTGTTTCTTCCACTGAAGGAGTAAAAGACAGCATTCATTTGATGACAACATCAGTCCTCTATGAGTATACGATGATCTTATTCAGGAGGGGAAATAAACAGATGGTAATTCAATCCCACCAACGAAAACAAAATTACCATTCCGTCGTCGTAGAGCTTTGTCATCCATCCTTTTTTAAAGTTCAGCAGATCTGGCTGCAAATCAGACATATCACAGCGATGATATGTTATCATTTGCAGAAGTTAAGAAATGATCAATGAAGGGTCGTGCAGCTACCATTGACAAATCATGATCACATTAAtgcacaaaaaacagaaaaactaaaaagaagacaaacttgaacatttttgaacaattttccttttttgttattAAAGAAGTATCCATCCTTCAGTGAGTTGCGGGTGAAATTCATGAAAAATATACTTTAAATTTCCTCAAACACTGAGCATGTaagtgcatttatttacatttaggTCACAATCTCATGAGGTATATCTGCCGATACGTGGCTCCAGCTAAAGAGAGCGACTGGCGGGAGCTGGACTTTCCCAGTGAAACACAAACTGCTGCACATTGAAACCAAGCTCAAGTCTGTTTATAGACCTTAAAGTAAATCACTCGTCTtaaacctgctgctgctctctgaaCAGTACCTTGCTTTTGTTGAGCTTCATCAGGTGCGGTGTCACCGTCTGGCACAGAGTCATTCTGATGGCTAATTGCCTTCACTTCATATGTTGACAATCTGTTTCTGTCCGTCTGTCCCGGGGACAAACACACGACTGTGGCTGCTTCTAAACGGGCTATTTATAATCAGCAGTAGCGTTGGCGGCAGTGGTGTgtacatgaatgtgtgtgtaagtgggCGAGTGGGGGCTCCGGCAGCTGCAGTGAGACCAACCACACGCCGGCTGGATCGCCCTAACAGCGCTCTCTGAACTGACCTCAGATCAGTGAGGTGTCAGACTGGTGGGAGTCAGACCTCAGGAGGATATCAGTGCAATCTTAAGCAACTGGAGGACATCTTTAATCTGTCTTATGAAGACTGGAGAAAACAAGTGCTGATGTAAGAGTGTATACGTAGATGCAGTTAAGAGTTTTGGTGCATGcaatataaagtaaataaatgaacaatatCACATTTCCCAAGGCGTGTAGTCACTCCCTGAGCAGTCTAAATGACTTCAAGGCCTAGATTACATCATCTTCTTAAACAATGCTTACATATTCACCATAATGATTGAATCACTcacaataattacaataattaGTGTACTGAATCGTTTTTTTACTCCTCTCACCTACAGATTGCCTGATGGTCTAGCGCCCTGGCAGTGGTTTAATTTTCtacatgtgttgtgttggaAAAGACAACTTTTATGATGAAACTTAAAAACTTTTAATTACTAGAACACATACCTATCATTTAAAATACTGTACATTCACCATGAAAAAGGTGGTTCAAACATTTTGCCAAATGTCATTTACATGTTGTCAATGCCATTGTCATCGACCATGCTCCTTTACTTCTTGAGatagaaaaagataaataaaatcagCCCCCTGAATGTCCTTTGAAAGTATGAAAATAAAGTCTCACTTTTATCTCATGGAAGCGTGTTTCTTTTAAACCATATATCGCTAAATACCAAGTGTGTCTAAGTTCGTTGTTTTACCCTCTTGGTCATCAAGTTGGCACAGATGAGGAAAATAAGCAATACAATCTTCCCCAAAACACCAGACCACTGCAGCATGATGGGTTCAGTCCCTGCTGCAGGGTTTCTAGACATCTGACACTATTGAACACCTTTGGCAGTTTTTGATGCTGAGGAAGCGGTTTAGGATCAaatccatcattttttttatttcaatccagTGTTTGAGACCTTGAAAGGATCTAGCGGTTCATTTCTCATTACAGAATTCTTCAATACTGTCGGTACTCACCGTCATTGAGGACTCGGTGACTCTGCGATCCAGTGACTTTGCTCTTCTTAAATTTGCAAAAGTGGAGCTGGACACATCAGGGACTGAGCGGTCCTTGCCTGCATCCAGTGACATATcctacaaataaaacattatcgGATATGAGACTCACTTATTATTTAGAAGGATTGGGTTTCACACATGATCACTTTAAAGCCACAGTTCTTCAGGATTAACAGAGGGACTAGCATACATGTTTGTTAGCCAGATAGCGTCTCTCGCTGCGGCCTTGTCTCTGGATTTGCATGGTGTTAGCGGGGGGCTCGTTGGTGCTGCCCGTGTCCATCTGTTCCAAATGCTTACCCTCCTCATATCGGCCGATGATTTGAGCACGCCTGTGGGACACAAACAAACCATTCCTTTATGCCTCATCCCTGATATAATAGTCTAAAATCAATACTTTTGATTGAGTTTAGCATCTAAAACAACTGTCATTAAACAGCAGCATATATCAAACAtaccattttctttaaaaacacgATGCAGCATATCACCTTTTAATGGGGGCAGATtggcataaaaacaaaactaaaaggatGATATAAAAGTAaatttgagtctttttttccaTGATGTGTACAAGCTGTTTCAGTGCAGAATGCAATGCTGCCTTAACTgcacaatgtttacatttattataaGAAAGTCTGGCTTCATTCTAGACTCAAATTCGCTTTCATGAttaagaatgtgcaacatg
The genomic region above belongs to Labrus bergylta chromosome 21, fLabBer1.1, whole genome shotgun sequence and contains:
- the si:ch73-103b11.2 gene encoding myosin phosphatase Rho-interacting protein isoform X5 encodes the protein MSLKDNPCRKFQANIFNKSKCQNCFKPRESHLLNDEDLNQAKPVYGGWLLLAPEGTNFDNPLHRSRKWQRRFFILYEHGLLRYALDEMPSTLPQGTINMNQCSDVIDGESRTGQKNSLCILTPEKEHFIRAECKEIINGWQEALTVYPRTNKQNQKKKRKVDPPTHQAGFSATEDMNGHPEPGPAKVTVTSSSSGGSIPCLPSSIASAERVPMSRATLWQEESRWSRATIPCSRSASCISQLNQSQPESSITTQDDAATVSTGRKVRVESGYFSLEKTKSEPSPQSAPHFQPPQHLPLSSSASSSSLGATSPRYKSESDPQTSPYQPSQDPFPSPGSLVSPSYSTISSSQSSLDSDPSVTTPTWEGHGGGRGSTGSVSGGGGGRVGRPGREYTALSDVPRARRLSYREAFRSEKKRQELRVRTRSPGREEVARLFGEERRRAQIIGRYEEGKHLEQMDTGSTNEPPANTMQIQRQGRSERRYLANKHDMSLDAGKDRSVPDVSSSTFANLRRAKSLDRRVTESSMTPDLLNFKKGWMTKLYDDGMWKKHWFVLTDQSLRYYKDSIAEEASELDGEIDLTTCYDVKEFPVQRNYGFQIVCKDGACTLSAMTSGIRRNWIQAIMKNVRPTIAPDVTRKNISLKLSVLKPRSLHEEQIQAQVMLEPCPQATPEPSPSPEAPRSVVNRKQAIINASAPPSEPRKSRVRERRREGRSKTYDWSEFKMEQAAKPVKERADTVDLSSSFSTTSSYCSPSSSASSLGSSPVSTSSLQTSSVSGSHPQSMPEEAQKENVRKGVPPPCITSATQMPNTVSLTMMSTLNTASPASSVHEGQEQGRMEVDHPAAMHPAGDAKKDNRTSDVQGEIEQRWHQVETTPLREEKQVPINSAVGNSGNSDRLPAHELAALLDKELGQKQKELDCLQKQNSALKEQLEDALGREQSARDGYVLQATCERGFAAMEETHHKVIQDLQRQHQREISKLMEERERLLAEETAATIAAIEAMKNAHKEELEKTQRSQVSGLNSDIDELRLQYEEELQSIQRELEVLSEQYSQKCLENAHLAQALEAERQALRQCQRENQELNAHNQELNNRLSVEITRMRSCFSGETAPTLSQGKDVYELEVLLRIKESEIQYLKQEIHSLKDELQLALRDKKYATDKYKDIYTELSIVKAKADCDISKLKEKLLIATEALGEKTVDGTVTSGYDIMKSKSNPDFLKKERSSTSRQSRGVRSKSLKEGLTVQERMKLFEAKDSKKI